TCAGTTATGAGTTTAACCGTCAGTCGAAAGAGCTGCAGGAAGAGCTGGATAAAGTGATCGCAGAGACGCTGAAAAAGTATCTGAACCGGTAACGGTCCCTTCCAGAAGAAACCGGTGCGCTGGACCGGTTTTTTTTTGCCTGCTCATCACTGTTTCATCCGGGATGCAGCCAATTTCAGGCTGAAATCGCCACGCTTTATCACGGTAGTTCAAGGTTAATTAATTGATATTATTATTCTTTTTTAATTATTACCAGCCTGAAATCGCCAGGCTTTTGTGAAATTTCAGGTGAGGTCAGATTCTGCTCCGTACCTTTGCGCAATTAATCACAGCCCATGATGAGTCTGCGCTAAGAGATTGGCTGGCAGGCAGCTGTGTCCTGAGCACAGGCTGGCTCATCACGATATTGCAAGAGAAGAATTTCCGGCACTGATTCATTTGTGACCAACCTTATTCCCCCCAGTGCCCTGAACACCTGACTGCCCCCGGATGCACACGCATCCCCCGATCAACCCGTTTACAGCGGAACCCTCCGCCAGCCTAAATTCATCCTTAACCTTTTGTTTATATTGCATTTTACAGAGAAATTTCAGGCTGAAATCGCCAGAAAAGCTGGCGGAAAGGTCCAGCCTGTTATCGGTCAGCCTGAAAAAGAACGTCGAAAAAGGGAGTGTGACAGGTTGACAGCTAACACCTGATTCCGGCACGAAAAAAGATACCCAGAAAATATCCCTCAGTTATCCACAGAAAAAGTGGATAACTTTTTCTGTGCAGTAAAATTATTTTTTCATGGACAGTGAAAGACGTTCATGCTGACTGAACACAACAACGACTTCTGGGGTAAAACTCTCTTCAGTGTTGACCCGCGCCGCGCTCATTCAGCGGCTGTGCAGCGTCACGGGATTAGCCTGAATCTCACAGGATGGTTGAAGCGCCTGCCAGACGCCTGCGATGGTCAGATAAGCGTGCTGTTTACAGTGAATCGGCACCGGCCGGTGCTTCTGGATCCTGCATCCGCCCGTCTGCCCCGTTTTCAGGGATTGTGGCGTGGCAAACAGAGAGAAAGGCGTGGCCCACTGCAATCAGTAAAACTGACGATATTCTGTGAAGCAGCCAGGCGGAAAACCGGGCCGGTGGCCCGGTTAAGTTCCCTTCAGCCTTCCAGCCAGGCGGTGATCTGCTTCACCACCGCCTCGGTTGAGAGGCCATAGCGGTCATGCAGCGTGGGTAACGCGCCAGCAGCCAGGAAGGCATCCGGCAGCGCAATCTGTCTGAAGCGTGGCGTCACGCCCTGCCGCATTAACAGCCCTGCGATCGCTTCGCCCAGCCCGCCGGTGACTGAATGGTTCTCAGCAGTGATCACCAGCTGATTGTGGTGCAGCGCCTCCCCGGCTTCACGCAGGATCGTCTCTTCATCCAGCGGCTTGATCACGGGCGAATGTACGACGCCAACCTCAATGCCCCGGCTCTCCAGCACCTCAGCCGCCTCCAGGGCGCGCATGGTCATCAGGCCACTGCTGATGATGACGGCATGTTTACCGCTGCGCAGACGCTGAGCTTTTCCGTGCTGATAGCGGTACGCATACTTATCCAGCACCAGCGGCACCTTGCCGCGCAGCAGCCGCAGATACACCGGACCCCGATGGTCGGCAATAGCCGGAACGACCTGACTGATTTCAAGCGCATCGCAGGGATCGATGATGGTCAGGTTAGGCATTCCCCTGAAGATGGCGAGATCGTCGGTAGCCTGATGACTCGGCCCATAGCCGGTCGTCAGGCCGGGCAGCGCGCAGGCAATCCTGACATTCAGGTTCTCTTCGGCGATCGCCATGCAGATAAAGTCATAGGCGCGACGGGACGCAAATACGGCATAGGTGGTGACAAAGGGCATGAATCCTTCACGCGCCATGCCCGCCGCGGCGCTCATCAGTAACTGCTCCGCCATGCCCATCTGATAAAAGCGCGCAGGAAAGGCATCTGCAAACAGATGCAAATCGGTGTATTTGCTCAGATCCGCCGTCAGGCCGACTATATCAGGACGCTGCTGCGCCAGCGAAACCAGAGCATGACCAAAGGGGGCAGACACCGTCGGCTGGCCTTCTGCGGCGATAGACGCAATCATGGCCGAGGTGGTCAGCCGTTTTTTCTGTGGTTGTAGGTTCATCTCAGACTCCCTGTTCCAGTGCGGTCAGTGCTTTGTCCCACTCATCGGCGTCGACGCGGATAAAGTGGGTCTTTTCACGGCTTTCCAGAAACGGTACGCCCTTGCCCATCCGGGTGTCGCAGATAATGACGCGCGGCTGCGGCCCCACCCGGTTACGTGCGGCGTCAAACGCGGCCTGCAGTGCAGGAATATCGTTGCCGTCGACCCGCTGAACAAACCAGCCAAACGCCTGCCAGCGCTCCACGATCGGCTCAAAAGCCAGAATCTCACTGCTGTGGCCGTCAGCCTGCTGATTATTGACATCGACGATGGCGATCAGGTTATCGAGCTGCCAGTGTGACGCGGACATCACGGCTTCCCAGGTTGAACCTTCATTCAGTTCGCCATCTGAAAGCAGGTTATAGACCCGGGCCGTTGAGCCTTTCTGCTTCAGCCCCAGACAGGCGCCTACGGCAATGCCCAGCCCGTGGCCCAGCGAGCCGCCGGTGATCTCCATACCGGGGGTGTAAGCCGCCATGCCCGACATCGGCAACCGGCTCTCATCGGTGCCGTAGGTTTCCCGCTCCTCTTCGGGAATGACGCCTGCTTCCAGCAGAGCGGCATAGAGCGCGATTGCGTAGTGGCCGATCGAGAGATAAAAGCGGTCACGCCCTTCCCATTCAGGTTCACCGGGCCGGTAGTTCAGGGCATGAAAATAGCTGACCGCGAGGAGGTCGGCTGCGCCTAATGCCTGCCCGATATAGCCCTGGCCCTGCACCTGCCCCATCAGTAAGGCATGGCGACGGATGCGTGTGGCGCGTTGCTGTAAGGAGAGCGTGTCGGCTCTGTATTGAGGGTCTGTCATGTGGCCTCCTGATTAACGATTAACATCCGCCGCCCGGATGCGCAGCACGCAGAGCGCACCACCCAGCAGGACTGCAGCAATAAAGTACATGCCGGATGAGGGGGTGCCGGTTGCCGTGGTGATGGCACCGATCAGCCACGGCGAGAAAAAGCCGGCGAGATTGGCAAAGCAGTTCACCGCGGCGATGCCCGCGGCCGCAGAGACGCCGCCCAGCAGATTGGTCGGCAGCATCCAGAACAGTGATGAGGCGGAAAGGATGCCTGCCGCAGCGAGACAGAGGCAGAGCAGGGAGAAAGCGGTGCTGTGACTCAGCAGCGTCGCCAGCGTCAGACCCGTCAGACCGGCCACCATCGGCACGATGAGATGCCAGCGGCGTTCACGGCAGCGGTCACCGCTGCGTCCGGCGAGCAGCATCACGACGATGGCACAGAGGTAGGGCAGACTGGTCAGCAGACCGATATGCAGCGGCTCGCTCACGCCTGAGTTTCTCACCAGCGTCGGCAGCCAGAACGTCAGGGCATACTGACCCATCACGACACAGAAGTAGATCAGCGCCAGCAGCCACAGACGACGGTCGGCGACAAATGCCCGCAACGTGCCGTGGCAGGCCTTCTGCTGATTATCCTCATCCAGGTCGGCACGCACCCGGCGCTTCTCGTCGTCGTCCAGCCACTCCGCCTGCTCGACCCGATCCCTGAGCACCAGCAGCACCACACAGCCCATCACGATGGTCGGTATGGCTTCCAGCAAAAACATCCACTGCCAGCCCGCCCAGCCGTGGAAGCCGGCAAAGGTGGCCATGATCCAGCCGGAAAGAGGGCCGCCCAGCATCCCGGAAAGCGGAATGGCCACAAACCAGAGCACCGTCATACGTGCGCGACGGTGCGCGGGAAACCAGTAGGTGAGGTAGAGCAGCAGGCCGGGCGCCAGACCAGCTTCCGCCACGCCCAGCAGAAAACGCAGCAGGTAGAACTGCCAGGCGGTCTCCACAAAGGCGAAGAGCGCCGAGATGAGGCCCCAGCTAATCATGATGCGGGCAATCCAGCGGCGCGCGCCGACCCGGTGCAGGATCAGGTTGCTGGGTACCTCAAAGAAGAAGTAGCCGATAAAAAAGATGCCAGCACCCAGCCCGTAAACCGTTTCGCTCAGCGACAGATCGTCCATCATCTGCAGCTTCGCAAAACCCACATTGACGCGGTCAAGATAAGCACAGAGATAACAGAGCATCAGCCAGGGCATCAGCCGCCAGGCAATTTTGCGATAGGTGATATCGCGCGCAGCCGCGGCTGCGCTCAGATTAAGCGTGGTCATGATGTTCACTCCCGAAGGGCGCCCGCCGGACGGGCGGGCAGGGAAGGGCGTTGCTTAGTGGATCAGCATGCCGCCATTTACATCCAGCGTGATGCCGGTGAGATAGCCGGAGAGATCGCTGGCAAGAAACAGCGCCGCGCTGGCGACGTCGCTGGCCGTGCCCAGGCGGCCGAGCGGTATACCGTCGATGATGGCGTGACGACGCTCATCCTGAAGCAATCCGCCCGTAATGTCCGTCTGGATGAGACCGGGCGTCAGGGCGTTGATGCGGATCTGGTCCGGACCAAACTCGCGCGCCATCGCTTTAGTCAGGCCGAGTACGCCCGCTTTCGCTGCGCTGTAGTGCGGGCCACCGAAAATTCCGCCGCCGCGCTGAGCCGATACCGACGAGAGACAGATGATGCTGCCGCTTTGCTGCTGCTGCATGGTCGGGATCACCGCCTGGGACATCAGCAGCGTGCCGCGCAGATTGACGTCGAGGATCCGGTTGTAGTCGCTGAGGCCAATCTCCAGCGTCTTCACCGGCTGCGTGATGCCCGCGTTGTTGACCAGTACATCAATGCGCCCGTAATGCGCAAGGATCTGGTCGACGGCCCGGCGGATGGAGAGGGGATCGGTTACATCGGCCGCCAGGCCGAGATGTCCTTCGCCGCACGACAGGGCGCTGGCCTGCGCGGCCTCAGGATCTAAATCGAGCACCACGACGCGCGCGCCATGCTGAGCAAAACAGGCCGCCGTTGCCCGGCCAATACCGCGCTGAGAGGCGGCGCCGGTAATAATCGCAACTTTATTTTCAAGTAACATGGTCCACTCCAGAAGAATAATTATCAGTGGTTCGGTATCGCTACCGGCAGGGTCACGATCAGAATTGATAACGCGGCGAAAATTGGCAATGCAAAAAAATTCATTTGATGCTGAATGAATTTGTTGGTTTGATGCAGTTAACAGTTCTGCAACAGAGAAACGGGCACCTGTCACAAAATCGCGGCGCGGAGAGGCGGATGGAAAAGCAGTCTGATCACTTACCTTCAATTAAAGCGCTGCGGGTGTTTGAGCAGGTCGCCCATTTCGGTAATGTGGCGCGCGCGGCGGAGACACTCAGTATTACCCCTTCGGCGGCCAGCCATCAGCTGGCTAAACTGGAGCGGGAACTGGGCTGTATTCTGTTCAATCGCTCTGCCAGAGGGGTCACGCTGACGCTCTCGGGTGAGCATTATCTGCGGGAGATCGGTCCGATCCTGCTGGGGCTGGCGCAGGCGACGGCACGCATCAGTAATGAGAACGTCCGCAGCAATCTGCGGATACACTGCGCGCCCAGCTTCGGGCTGCTCTGGCTGTTGCCACGCATCCATAAGTTCCGGGAGAGCTATCCGGAGTTTCAGCTTACCCTCTCCTGTTCGTATGAAAATCTCTCCTTCAGCCGGGATAATATCGATCTGGCGATACGGCACGGCTTCCCGGACTGGAA
This window of the Pantoea deleyi genome carries:
- a CDS encoding transketolase family protein; its protein translation is MNLQPQKKRLTTSAMIASIAAEGQPTVSAPFGHALVSLAQQRPDIVGLTADLSKYTDLHLFADAFPARFYQMGMAEQLLMSAAAGMAREGFMPFVTTYAVFASRRAYDFICMAIAEENLNVRIACALPGLTTGYGPSHQATDDLAIFRGMPNLTIIDPCDALEISQVVPAIADHRGPVYLRLLRGKVPLVLDKYAYRYQHGKAQRLRSGKHAVIISSGLMTMRALEAAEVLESRGIEVGVVHSPVIKPLDEETILREAGEALHHNQLVITAENHSVTGGLGEAIAGLLMRQGVTPRFRQIALPDAFLAAGALPTLHDRYGLSTEAVVKQITAWLEG
- a CDS encoding SDR family NAD(P)-dependent oxidoreductase, with the translated sequence MLLENKVAIITGAASQRGIGRATAACFAQHGARVVVLDLDPEAAQASALSCGEGHLGLAADVTDPLSIRRAVDQILAHYGRIDVLVNNAGITQPVKTLEIGLSDYNRILDVNLRGTLLMSQAVIPTMQQQQSGSIICLSSVSAQRGGGIFGGPHYSAAKAGVLGLTKAMAREFGPDQIRINALTPGLIQTDITGGLLQDERRHAIIDGIPLGRLGTASDVASAALFLASDLSGYLTGITLDVNGGMLIH
- a CDS encoding transketolase, with the translated sequence MTDPQYRADTLSLQQRATRIRRHALLMGQVQGQGYIGQALGAADLLAVSYFHALNYRPGEPEWEGRDRFYLSIGHYAIALYAALLEAGVIPEEERETYGTDESRLPMSGMAAYTPGMEITGGSLGHGLGIAVGACLGLKQKGSTARVYNLLSDGELNEGSTWEAVMSASHWQLDNLIAIVDVNNQQADGHSSEILAFEPIVERWQAFGWFVQRVDGNDIPALQAAFDAARNRVGPQPRVIICDTRMGKGVPFLESREKTHFIRVDADEWDKALTALEQGV
- a CDS encoding LysR substrate-binding domain-containing protein — protein: MEKQSDHLPSIKALRVFEQVAHFGNVARAAETLSITPSAASHQLAKLERELGCILFNRSARGVTLTLSGEHYLREIGPILLGLAQATARISNENVRSNLRIHCAPSFGLLWLLPRIHKFRESYPEFQLTLSCSYENLSFSRDNIDLAIRHGFPDWKAFEIRTIRHERMSVLASPAYLAQHPVQQAADLRHHALILSESPLIQWPQWFASRQLPQPDKEWLFRFDRSYMSLEAAMLGHGLIFESELLAEAYLRSGKLVRVFSEQESLPVSAHHLVFPRGFARFPRVAHFLNWIQDELEGMP
- a CDS encoding MFS transporter codes for the protein MTTLNLSAAAAARDITYRKIAWRLMPWLMLCYLCAYLDRVNVGFAKLQMMDDLSLSETVYGLGAGIFFIGYFFFEVPSNLILHRVGARRWIARIMISWGLISALFAFVETAWQFYLLRFLLGVAEAGLAPGLLLYLTYWFPAHRRARMTVLWFVAIPLSGMLGGPLSGWIMATFAGFHGWAGWQWMFLLEAIPTIVMGCVVLLVLRDRVEQAEWLDDDEKRRVRADLDEDNQQKACHGTLRAFVADRRLWLLALIYFCVVMGQYALTFWLPTLVRNSGVSEPLHIGLLTSLPYLCAIVVMLLAGRSGDRCRERRWHLIVPMVAGLTGLTLATLLSHSTAFSLLCLCLAAAGILSASSLFWMLPTNLLGGVSAAAGIAAVNCFANLAGFFSPWLIGAITTATGTPSSGMYFIAAVLLGGALCVLRIRAADVNR